One window of Acetonema longum DSM 6540 genomic DNA carries:
- a CDS encoding bifunctional glycogen debranching protein GlgX/4-alpha-glucanotransferase: MNQRETIQELNGADDVWMMHHSHRAEFRSPFGAVTCGQTIRLSLAVLPRMGVTAVMLRLWRDGQGEQLLTLSHRGSSQGAEWYETEIQAGDAGLIWYYFLVNAAGRTFYYGNNQAMLGGLGRIADQPPGSYQVTVYQPAVSPDWWKRAVIYQIFPDRFYNGSPDGKVRNPKPGSLLHACWRDDPFYIKDGESGPILAYDFFGGNLQGVLAKLPYLKDLGITAIYFNPIFASSSNHRYDTADYKTIDPMLGDNALFAQLCAAAAQIGIRVVLDGVFSHTGSDSIYFNKEGTYPGIGAYQSKESPYYPWYRFSRYPDEYESWWGVDTLPNVNEQEASYQDYIIDSPGSVVRHWARLGAKGWRLDVVDELPDEFVRKFREVLKAEDPDAVLIGEVWEDASRKESYGRLRQYFWGEELDGVMNYPFRDTVIGFLLGQSGAQEAHSRLMSLFENYPPENFYASMNLIGSHDVPRALTVLGEGRSEDELSHKDKLKERLKPEQKALGKARLKLAVLWQMAFPGAPAVYYGDETGLEGYRDPLNRRTYPWGQEDDDILSWYRQLIKLRHEYEVLKTGDFRSFALGEAVYGFVRQIQGGQDVFGQAAPDNAAVIFLNRGHFPLTVTLELGLPDQILYDMLAGEQEFRVTDGRLTVQLPALSGRLLLAVPANRPRGSGILLHPTSLPSPHGIGDLGRDAYRFIDWLHAARQSYWQILPLHPAGYGESPYQAYSAFAGNPLLISPEMLLQTGLLREEEIRAARTETLKGEEFPAGQVDFVKVRPYKECLLRQAYTRSDRITDTEEYQAYREKNKDWLDDYCLFMALSAEFNHRPWNRWPKPIAGRQEQAMAFYRRELASEIRYHGVVQYLFYSQWQNLRRYTHKGGIKIIGDLPLFVAHHSSDVWANPQFFALDSDGRQEKVAGVPPDYFAKTGQLWGNPQYRWDTLRQDDYRWWRRRIEYLLTMVDLVRIDHFRGFEAYWEVPAAEKTAVNGRWVKGPAEDFFLTLEYHLGNLPLIAEDLGVITPEVDDLKHRFGFPGMQVLHFAFGVDSEGRLAEPGNGRHTVLYTGTHDNDTTVGWLQDLKRKEPSLRQALKAFFGVNGRRNGNDVLLAEKIMEYALSRQADTTILTMQDILGLDSAARMNRPGKAEGNWAWRMPAGCLTRETAEKWAALVEKSGR, encoded by the coding sequence ATGAATCAGCGTGAAACCATACAGGAGTTAAACGGGGCGGACGACGTCTGGATGATGCACCATTCCCACCGGGCGGAATTCCGCTCTCCCTTTGGCGCCGTTACTTGCGGCCAAACGATTCGCCTCAGTCTGGCAGTCCTGCCGCGGATGGGTGTTACAGCCGTGATGCTGCGCCTGTGGCGGGACGGACAGGGAGAGCAGCTGCTGACGCTTTCTCACCGCGGCAGCAGTCAGGGGGCTGAATGGTACGAAACAGAGATCCAGGCAGGGGATGCCGGCCTGATCTGGTATTACTTTCTCGTGAACGCCGCAGGCCGGACCTTCTATTACGGCAACAACCAAGCCATGCTGGGCGGACTGGGCCGCATCGCGGACCAGCCTCCCGGTTCTTACCAGGTTACGGTTTATCAGCCGGCGGTCAGTCCGGACTGGTGGAAACGGGCGGTGATCTATCAGATTTTTCCCGACCGCTTTTATAACGGCAGCCCTGACGGCAAGGTGCGGAACCCCAAGCCCGGCAGTCTGCTTCATGCCTGCTGGCGGGATGATCCTTTTTATATCAAGGATGGCGAGAGCGGCCCCATTCTGGCCTATGATTTTTTCGGCGGCAACCTTCAGGGAGTGCTGGCCAAACTGCCTTATCTGAAAGACTTAGGCATTACCGCCATTTACTTTAACCCCATCTTTGCCTCCTCCAGCAATCATCGCTATGATACGGCGGATTACAAGACTATTGACCCCATGCTGGGGGATAATGCGCTTTTTGCCCAACTGTGCGCCGCCGCTGCCCAGATCGGCATCCGGGTCGTTCTCGACGGAGTGTTCAGCCATACCGGCAGCGACAGCATTTATTTCAATAAAGAAGGGACCTATCCCGGGATCGGGGCGTATCAGTCCAAAGAGTCTCCCTACTATCCCTGGTATCGTTTCAGCCGGTATCCCGATGAGTACGAAAGCTGGTGGGGAGTGGACACCCTGCCCAATGTAAATGAACAGGAGGCAAGCTATCAGGACTATATCATAGACTCCCCCGGCAGTGTGGTAAGGCACTGGGCCAGACTGGGGGCAAAAGGCTGGCGGCTGGACGTGGTGGATGAATTGCCGGATGAATTCGTCCGTAAGTTCCGCGAAGTGCTAAAAGCAGAAGACCCGGACGCCGTCCTGATCGGCGAGGTCTGGGAAGACGCTTCCCGCAAGGAAAGCTATGGCCGGCTGCGGCAGTATTTCTGGGGGGAGGAACTGGACGGGGTCATGAATTATCCCTTTCGGGATACGGTCATCGGGTTCTTGCTGGGGCAGAGCGGCGCCCAGGAGGCGCACAGCCGCCTGATGAGCCTGTTCGAGAATTATCCGCCGGAAAACTTCTATGCCTCTATGAATCTGATCGGCAGCCATGACGTGCCCCGGGCTCTGACTGTCCTGGGAGAAGGCCGCTCCGAAGACGAGCTGAGTCATAAAGATAAGCTAAAAGAACGCCTGAAGCCGGAGCAAAAAGCCCTGGGCAAAGCCCGGCTTAAACTGGCGGTCCTGTGGCAAATGGCTTTCCCCGGCGCCCCGGCAGTCTATTATGGCGATGAAACCGGTCTGGAAGGCTACCGGGACCCCCTAAACCGGCGGACTTATCCCTGGGGACAGGAAGACGACGATATCCTGTCCTGGTACCGGCAGCTGATCAAGCTGCGCCATGAGTATGAGGTTCTCAAAACCGGCGATTTCCGTTCTTTCGCCCTGGGAGAGGCTGTATACGGTTTTGTGCGGCAAATTCAGGGAGGTCAGGATGTTTTCGGACAGGCCGCACCGGATAATGCGGCGGTGATTTTCTTAAACCGGGGCCATTTTCCCCTGACAGTGACCCTGGAGCTCGGTCTGCCGGATCAGATTCTATATGACATGCTGGCCGGTGAACAGGAATTCCGGGTCACAGACGGCAGGCTGACAGTACAATTGCCGGCACTGTCAGGCAGACTGCTGCTGGCCGTTCCCGCCAACCGTCCCCGGGGCAGCGGCATTCTGCTTCATCCCACATCTCTGCCTTCTCCTCACGGCATTGGCGATTTGGGCCGGGATGCTTACCGCTTTATCGACTGGCTGCATGCTGCCAGACAAAGTTATTGGCAGATACTGCCCCTTCATCCGGCAGGGTATGGCGAATCCCCCTACCAGGCCTACTCAGCTTTTGCCGGCAATCCTCTCCTGATCTCACCGGAAATGCTGCTGCAAACCGGACTGTTAAGGGAGGAAGAGATCCGGGCAGCCAGAACTGAGACCTTAAAGGGAGAGGAATTTCCCGCCGGTCAAGTGGATTTTGTAAAGGTCAGGCCCTATAAAGAATGCCTGCTGCGTCAGGCTTATACTCGTTCGGACCGGATCACAGACACAGAAGAATATCAGGCCTACCGGGAGAAAAATAAGGACTGGTTGGACGACTATTGTCTGTTTATGGCCCTGTCGGCTGAATTCAACCACCGGCCCTGGAACCGCTGGCCTAAACCCATCGCCGGCCGGCAGGAGCAGGCCATGGCTTTTTACCGCCGGGAGCTGGCCTCTGAGATTCGCTATCACGGGGTTGTCCAGTACCTTTTTTACAGCCAGTGGCAGAACCTTCGGCGCTATACCCACAAGGGGGGCATCAAGATTATCGGCGATCTGCCACTCTTTGTAGCGCATCATTCCAGCGACGTCTGGGCCAACCCGCAGTTCTTCGCCCTGGATTCAGACGGCAGGCAGGAAAAAGTAGCCGGCGTGCCGCCGGATTATTTCGCTAAAACCGGTCAGCTTTGGGGCAATCCTCAGTATCGCTGGGATACACTGCGCCAGGATGATTATCGCTGGTGGCGGCGGCGTATCGAATACCTCCTGACCATGGTGGATTTGGTTCGAATTGATCATTTCCGGGGATTTGAAGCCTACTGGGAAGTACCTGCGGCTGAGAAGACCGCTGTCAATGGCCGCTGGGTGAAGGGGCCGGCCGAAGACTTCTTCCTCACTCTGGAATACCATTTGGGAAACTTGCCACTGATTGCCGAAGATTTAGGCGTGATTACCCCGGAAGTGGACGACCTAAAGCACCGGTTTGGCTTTCCCGGCATGCAGGTACTGCATTTCGCCTTTGGCGTCGACTCGGAGGGACGGCTGGCAGAGCCCGGAAACGGCCGGCATACGGTGCTCTACACCGGCACCCACGACAACGATACAACCGTGGGCTGGCTGCAGGACCTGAAGCGAAAAGAGCCGTCTCTCCGCCAGGCACTGAAAGCATTTTTCGGGGTGAATGGCAGGCGGAACGGGAACGATGTGCTGCTGGCGGAGAAAATTATGGAATATGCCCTGAGCCGTCAGGCGGATACCACGATCCTGACCATGCAGGACATCCTGGGTCTGGACAGTGCCGCCCGCATGAACCGCCCCGGCAAGGCCGAAGGCAATTGGGCGTGGCGCATGCCCGCCGGCTGCCTGACCCGGGAGACGGCGGAAAAATGGGCGGCGCTGGTGGAGAAAAGCGGCCGGTAA
- a CDS encoding glycogen/starch/alpha-glucan phosphorylase, which translates to MFSSKEQFKETFLDKLNGMFGKSLEEASSMDRYMALGAAVRNHIARKWVKTNERYLYKGERQVYYFSIEFLLGRLLGANLLNIGIRRFCQDALGELGIDLNELENLEADAGLGNGGLGRLAACFLDSMASLSLPVHGCGIRYKYGLFEQKIVDGYQMELPDNWLKNGNVWEIRKPDKAVIVRFYGTVRMEARDGRLRFIHENYKPVLAVPYDVPVIGFQNQTVNTLRLWSAETVSAEQGLEYSDLNRCKRLENIQYQYDVDAISEILYPDDTHYEGRVLRLKQQYFFVSAGLQSIVRRYKRKNGTLLEFADKIAIHINDTHPALVIPELMRIFIDEEGMGWEEAWQITVNTVSYTNHTILPEAMEKWPVEIMHHLLPRIYMILQEINERFCRHLWHSFPGDWDKIHQMAVIADDYVHMAHLAIAGSYSVNGVAKIHTEILKKEVLKSFAQTYPYKFNNKTNGITHRRWLLQANPNLARLISRIVGDSWLYHPAYLASLRRYSEDAAFREKVAAIKLANKEKLARHVRNKYGITLDPHSLFDVHVKRIHAYKRQLLNALHILDLYNRLKENPDLDIPPRTFIFAGKAAPGYYLAKRVIKLVNTLAAMVNHDPRIRDKLKVVFLENYSVSLAELIIPAADLSQQISTASKEASGTGNMKFMLNGAITLGTLDGANIEIREEVGDENIIIFGLTADEVLQYYQQGGYRAWDLYHSQPRLQLVLDQLVNGFLPAPGEEFRVIFNSLLHDNDEFFVLKDFFPYAAAQETAGRLFADRQRWGRMAIHNIAHAGFFSSDRTVSEYAVGIWKINPVVIGDPYMVGMDRR; encoded by the coding sequence ATGTTCAGTAGTAAAGAACAATTCAAGGAAACCTTTCTCGACAAACTGAACGGCATGTTCGGCAAAAGCCTGGAAGAGGCGTCTTCAATGGATAGGTATATGGCGCTGGGAGCGGCAGTTCGGAACCATATTGCCCGGAAATGGGTCAAAACTAATGAACGGTACCTGTATAAGGGAGAGCGCCAGGTCTATTACTTTTCTATCGAATTCCTGCTGGGCCGGCTGTTGGGGGCCAATTTACTGAACATCGGCATTCGCCGGTTTTGCCAGGATGCTCTGGGGGAACTGGGCATTGACTTAAACGAGCTGGAGAACCTGGAAGCTGACGCCGGGCTGGGCAATGGCGGCCTGGGGCGGCTGGCTGCCTGCTTTCTTGACTCCATGGCGTCTTTATCCCTGCCGGTCCATGGCTGTGGCATCCGCTATAAATACGGCCTGTTTGAGCAAAAAATCGTCGACGGCTATCAAATGGAACTGCCGGACAATTGGCTGAAGAACGGAAACGTGTGGGAAATCCGCAAGCCGGACAAAGCGGTCATCGTCAGGTTTTACGGCACGGTGCGCATGGAGGCTAGGGACGGCCGGCTGCGGTTCATCCATGAAAACTACAAGCCGGTTCTGGCTGTGCCCTACGATGTGCCGGTGATTGGCTTTCAAAACCAAACTGTGAATACTCTCAGACTGTGGAGTGCCGAAACGGTATCGGCGGAGCAGGGATTGGAATATTCCGATCTGAACCGGTGCAAGCGGCTGGAAAATATCCAATATCAATACGATGTGGACGCTATTTCCGAGATCCTCTATCCTGATGATACCCATTACGAGGGACGGGTGCTGCGGCTCAAGCAGCAATACTTTTTCGTCTCAGCCGGACTGCAGAGCATTGTCCGCCGCTATAAGCGGAAAAATGGAACACTGCTTGAATTTGCCGATAAGATCGCCATTCATATCAATGATACCCATCCGGCCCTGGTTATTCCGGAACTGATGCGCATTTTCATTGACGAGGAAGGCATGGGCTGGGAAGAAGCCTGGCAGATTACGGTCAACACCGTGTCCTATACCAACCATACCATCCTGCCGGAAGCCATGGAAAAATGGCCGGTGGAGATCATGCATCACTTGCTGCCCCGCATTTATATGATCCTGCAGGAGATCAACGAACGCTTTTGCCGCCATCTGTGGCACAGCTTTCCCGGCGACTGGGATAAAATTCACCAAATGGCCGTTATCGCCGACGACTATGTCCACATGGCCCATCTGGCCATTGCCGGCAGCTACAGCGTAAACGGGGTGGCGAAAATTCACACCGAGATCCTGAAAAAAGAAGTGTTGAAGTCTTTTGCCCAAACTTACCCTTACAAATTCAACAACAAAACCAACGGCATCACCCACCGGCGCTGGCTGCTGCAGGCTAATCCGAACCTGGCAAGACTGATCAGCCGGATCGTCGGCGACAGCTGGCTGTATCATCCCGCTTACCTGGCCAGCCTGCGACGCTATAGCGAGGATGCGGCCTTCCGGGAAAAGGTGGCGGCGATCAAGCTGGCCAATAAGGAGAAACTGGCCCGGCATGTCCGGAACAAATACGGCATTACTTTGGACCCTCACTCTTTGTTCGACGTGCATGTCAAGCGCATCCACGCCTATAAGCGCCAGCTGTTAAATGCCCTGCACATCCTGGATCTCTATAACCGGCTGAAAGAGAACCCGGATCTGGATATCCCGCCCCGGACCTTCATTTTTGCCGGCAAGGCCGCGCCGGGCTATTATCTGGCCAAACGGGTGATCAAGCTGGTGAATACCCTGGCGGCGATGGTCAATCATGACCCGCGGATCAGGGATAAATTAAAAGTCGTCTTTTTGGAAAACTATAGTGTGTCCCTGGCCGAACTGATTATCCCGGCTGCCGATCTGAGTCAGCAGATCTCTACCGCCAGCAAGGAAGCCTCCGGCACCGGCAACATGAAGTTTATGCTGAACGGCGCCATTACCCTGGGTACCCTGGATGGGGCCAATATTGAAATCCGGGAGGAAGTCGGCGATGAAAACATCATCATCTTCGGCTTAACTGCTGACGAGGTCCTGCAATATTATCAACAGGGCGGCTATCGGGCCTGGGATCTGTATCACAGCCAGCCTCGCCTGCAGCTGGTTTTAGACCAGCTGGTCAACGGTTTTTTACCGGCGCCCGGGGAAGAATTCCGCGTTATTTTTAATTCCCTGCTCCATGACAATGATGAATTTTTTGTCCTGAAAGATTTTTTCCCCTATGCCGCAGCCCAGGAAACGGCGGGCCGGCTGTTTGCCGACCGGCAGAGGTGGGGCCGCATGGCCATCCATAATATTGCCCACGCAGGCTTTTTTTCCAGTGACCGAACGGTATCGGAATATGCCGTCGGCATCTGGAAAATCAATCCTGTGGTCATCGGCGACCCCTATATGGTCGGAATGGATCGGCGGTGA
- the phoU gene encoding phosphate signaling complex protein PhoU, with the protein MHQNFSQLTSRILIMGNKVITAVDQSIQAMTANDTAIASQVRQTEKLVDSMYYGINEQCLEIMSGGQFARIDINFIVNSLKIAMELERICDYANQIAKLVQKKFSQQDVQILSSLNPPAAKMKDQTTEMLSIALECYEKLDISLANRLIDADDLVDKKNRELFRDMLCVGSMHPWGQEVIMDYHVAIRYLERVADRAANIGELVHYIVSGAPVKKPAYEELIWDDN; encoded by the coding sequence ATGCACCAAAATTTTTCTCAGTTAACAAGCCGCATTTTGATAATGGGAAATAAAGTGATAACAGCAGTCGACCAGTCCATACAAGCCATGACTGCCAATGATACCGCCATCGCCTCCCAGGTCCGTCAGACGGAAAAATTGGTGGATTCCATGTATTACGGGATTAATGAGCAATGCCTGGAAATTATGTCCGGTGGGCAGTTTGCCAGAATTGACATAAATTTTATCGTTAACAGCCTGAAAATCGCCATGGAACTGGAGCGAATCTGTGATTATGCCAATCAGATCGCTAAACTGGTTCAGAAGAAATTTTCCCAGCAGGACGTCCAAATCCTGTCCTCACTGAACCCCCCTGCGGCTAAAATGAAAGACCAGACCACGGAAATGCTGTCGATTGCCCTGGAGTGTTATGAGAAACTGGACATTAGCCTGGCCAACCGGTTGATTGACGCTGATGACCTGGTGGACAAAAAGAACCGGGAACTGTTTCGCGATATGTTGTGCGTAGGTTCCATGCATCCCTGGGGCCAGGAGGTCATTATGGATTATCATGTGGCAATCCGCTATCTGGAGCGGGTGGCTGACCGGGCTGCCAACATCGGAGAATTAGTGCACTATATTGTGTCCGGCGCACCGGTGAAAAAGCCTGCTTACGAGGAGTTGATCTGGGATGATAATTGA
- the glgA gene encoding glycogen synthase GlgA, with the protein MKKVLFAAAESVPFAKTGGLADVIGSLPKALQKEGWDVRIIMPRYGDIAEPFRRQMQTLATLTVQVGWRNQYCGVQTLVYEGLTFYFLDNEYYFKRPGLYGYYDDGERFAYFSRAVLEALPVIGFQPDIIHCHDWHAAMIPVLLTAQYRQRKQYRRMKTVFTVHNLHYQGHFPYEVLGDLFGLGHEHFTNETLEFYGMVNFLKGGLVYSDRLTTVSRSYAAEIQTPFYGEKLEGLLQKRSHELAGIVNGIDYELYNPASDSALFARYDRQSPEKKLFNKTRLQAMLGLQVSESVPMLAVVSRLVKAKGIDLIARVLEEILSRDVQLVILGTGEEKYEGLFRVAAHRHPGQVSANIFFDETLARRIYAASDIFLMPSLFEPCGIGQLIAMRYGSLPLVRETGGLRDTVLSYNEATGEGNGFSFTNYNAHDMLHTMERAVRMYQDRPLWHHLAAQSMSRDYSWQSAARQYVTLYQSL; encoded by the coding sequence GTGAAAAAAGTTCTGTTTGCCGCGGCGGAAAGCGTTCCTTTCGCTAAAACCGGCGGCCTGGCCGATGTGATAGGCTCCCTGCCCAAGGCGCTGCAGAAAGAAGGCTGGGATGTGAGGATCATCATGCCCCGATACGGCGATATTGCCGAGCCGTTTCGCCGGCAGATGCAGACTCTGGCCACTCTGACCGTGCAAGTGGGCTGGCGCAATCAGTATTGCGGCGTACAGACTCTTGTTTATGAGGGCTTAACCTTCTACTTTCTCGATAACGAATATTATTTTAAACGGCCGGGCCTTTATGGCTATTATGACGACGGGGAGCGGTTCGCCTACTTCAGCCGGGCGGTGCTGGAGGCTCTGCCGGTCATTGGCTTTCAGCCGGACATCATCCACTGCCATGACTGGCATGCCGCCATGATCCCGGTACTCCTGACCGCTCAATACCGGCAGCGGAAACAGTACCGGCGGATGAAAACTGTGTTTACGGTCCACAACCTGCACTATCAGGGGCACTTTCCGTATGAAGTACTGGGAGACCTTTTTGGTCTTGGTCATGAGCATTTCACCAACGAAACCCTGGAGTTTTACGGTATGGTCAACTTTTTAAAAGGCGGCTTGGTATATTCCGACCGTTTGACTACAGTCAGCCGCAGCTACGCCGCAGAGATCCAGACCCCGTTTTACGGCGAAAAGCTGGAGGGACTTTTGCAAAAGCGCTCTCATGAGCTGGCCGGCATTGTCAACGGCATTGATTATGAGCTGTATAACCCGGCGTCTGATTCGGCTCTGTTTGCCCGATATGACCGGCAGTCGCCGGAAAAGAAGCTGTTCAATAAGACCCGGCTGCAGGCTATGCTGGGGCTGCAAGTGTCCGAGTCCGTTCCTATGCTGGCAGTGGTATCCCGTCTGGTAAAAGCCAAAGGCATTGATCTGATTGCCCGGGTTCTGGAGGAGATCTTGTCCCGGGATGTACAGCTGGTAATCCTGGGAACCGGAGAAGAGAAATATGAAGGCCTGTTCCGGGTGGCGGCTCACCGCCATCCCGGGCAGGTGTCGGCTAATATTTTTTTCGACGAGACCCTGGCCCGGCGGATTTATGCCGCCTCCGATATTTTTTTGATGCCGTCTTTGTTTGAGCCCTGCGGCATCGGCCAATTGATCGCCATGCGCTACGGCAGCCTGCCGTTGGTGCGGGAAACCGGCGGTCTAAGGGATACCGTGCTTTCCTATAATGAAGCTACCGGGGAAGGCAACGGATTCAGTTTCACCAACTATAACGCCCACGACATGCTCCATACCATGGAGCGGGCAGTAAGAATGTATCAGGACCGGCCCCTGTGGCATCATCTAGCGGCCCAGTCCATGAGCCGGGATTATAGCTGGCAGAGCGCGGCCCGGCAGTATGTCACTTTGTACCAAAGTCTGTAG
- a CDS encoding MgtC/SapB family protein: MIIDDFNTVLRLVISLVLGGVIGFERQLQRKTAGLRTHILVCLGSCLVAIMSVNLYANVQGLTNADPARLAAQVVSGIGFLGAGAIMKEGPTIKGLTTAASLWVVASVGLAVGVGAMTGAVTTTLLVVIALEVLPRIDRLYQVLSPSVCTLMIHSLDKPGQIGQIGSVLGTLGIGITQIHIEDGDSGQIFVPLTITIPDKCRLEQVIAELGKIDGVLSIKIPED; the protein is encoded by the coding sequence ATGATAATTGATGATTTTAATACGGTGCTGCGGCTGGTGATTTCCCTTGTGCTGGGAGGGGTGATCGGCTTTGAGCGGCAGCTCCAGAGAAAAACCGCCGGTCTCCGCACCCACATCCTGGTATGTCTGGGTTCCTGCCTGGTGGCCATTATGTCGGTCAACCTGTACGCCAATGTCCAAGGACTGACCAATGCCGATCCGGCCAGGCTGGCGGCCCAGGTGGTCAGCGGCATCGGCTTTCTGGGGGCCGGCGCTATCATGAAAGAAGGGCCCACCATCAAGGGCCTGACCACAGCGGCCAGCCTCTGGGTGGTAGCCAGCGTAGGCCTGGCGGTAGGTGTAGGGGCCATGACCGGAGCGGTCACCACTACCTTGCTGGTCGTCATAGCCTTGGAGGTTCTGCCCCGGATCGACCGGCTGTATCAAGTTTTAAGCCCCTCCGTCTGCACCCTGATGATCCATTCTCTCGATAAGCCCGGTCAAATCGGGCAAATCGGCTCGGTGCTCGGGACTCTCGGCATCGGCATTACCCAAATCCACATCGAGGACGGGGATTCCGGCCAGATTTTTGTCCCACTGACCATCACCATTCCGGATAAGTGCCGGCTGGAACAGGTCATAGCTGAACTGGGCAAAATTGACGGAGTGTTAAGCATAAAAATCCCAGAAGATTAA
- the glgB gene encoding 1,4-alpha-glucan branching protein GlgB codes for MADTGKKLLRDEDLYLFHEGRNFKSYRMLGAHLCEHEGCQGVRFAVWAAHARAVRVVGNFNGWQGDLHVMERQGDSGVWALFVPGLGEGEVYKYEIITPRQEKIIKADPFAFAAELRPKSGSVVARLDEYVWQDGDWQRNKGTDQGLSGPMLIYEVHLGSWRRKDGDGLLTYRDLAAELVDYAADMGYTHVEVMPLAEHPYDGSWGYQATGYYAATSRYGPPQDLMHFVDCCHRRGIGVILDWVPGHFCNDGHGLKNFDGEPLFECGWACRAENYQWGTTNFDLGKTEVLSFLISNAVFWFDQYHIDGLRVDAVANMLYLDYARESGDWLPNQYGGRENIEAIDFIRKLNEAVFSFFPKAQMFAEESTAWPLVTRPAYVGGLGFNYKWNMGWMNDMLRYMETDPVYRKWAHNKLTFSLMYAFSENFVLPLSHDEVVHGKRSLLDKMPGDYWQKFANLRAFYSYLMGHPGKKLLFMGGEFGQFIEWDEKRSLDWHLLDYDMHAKLHRYVAELNRFYRAHPALWQQDTTWQGFSWIDCHDQDQSVVSFLRYDRAGRYLIFIVNFTPVVRYDYRIGVPAAGKYEEIFNSDRAEYGGSGQVNAPVLYAEKQAWHNQPRSLLLKLPPLAAVVLRPLSVQTTQTIAKGSDEA; via the coding sequence ATGGCTGACACCGGTAAGAAGCTGTTAAGGGATGAGGATTTATATCTATTTCATGAAGGCCGTAATTTTAAAAGTTATCGGATGCTGGGAGCGCATCTTTGCGAGCATGAAGGGTGCCAGGGAGTCAGATTCGCCGTATGGGCGGCTCACGCCAGGGCCGTCAGAGTCGTTGGGAATTTTAATGGCTGGCAGGGAGACCTCCATGTGATGGAGCGGCAGGGGGATTCAGGCGTCTGGGCCTTATTTGTGCCGGGCTTGGGCGAGGGTGAAGTTTATAAATATGAAATCATTACGCCCCGGCAGGAAAAAATCATAAAAGCCGATCCCTTTGCCTTCGCCGCCGAGCTGAGGCCAAAATCCGGTTCAGTGGTGGCCCGGCTGGATGAGTATGTCTGGCAGGATGGGGATTGGCAGCGAAACAAGGGAACAGATCAGGGCCTATCCGGGCCCATGCTGATTTACGAGGTACATCTTGGATCCTGGCGGCGCAAAGACGGCGACGGCCTTCTGACCTACCGGGATCTGGCGGCTGAACTGGTAGACTACGCGGCGGACATGGGCTACACCCATGTAGAGGTCATGCCCTTGGCTGAACACCCTTATGACGGCTCCTGGGGTTATCAGGCCACCGGCTATTATGCCGCCACCAGCCGCTACGGGCCGCCTCAGGATCTGATGCATTTCGTGGATTGCTGCCACCGGCGGGGCATCGGTGTGATCCTGGACTGGGTTCCCGGTCACTTTTGCAATGACGGCCACGGTCTGAAAAATTTTGACGGAGAGCCGCTGTTTGAATGCGGCTGGGCCTGCCGGGCTGAGAATTATCAGTGGGGTACCACCAATTTTGACTTGGGCAAAACTGAAGTCCTGAGCTTCCTGATCTCAAACGCCGTTTTTTGGTTTGATCAATATCATATCGACGGTCTGCGGGTAGATGCTGTGGCCAATATGCTGTACCTGGATTATGCCAGGGAATCCGGCGACTGGCTGCCCAATCAGTATGGCGGCCGGGAAAATATAGAGGCCATTGATTTTATCCGCAAGTTGAATGAAGCTGTTTTTTCCTTCTTTCCGAAGGCCCAGATGTTCGCTGAGGAATCCACGGCCTGGCCCCTGGTCACCCGGCCTGCCTATGTGGGCGGTCTGGGCTTCAATTACAAATGGAATATGGGTTGGATGAACGATATGCTCCGGTACATGGAGACTGATCCGGTGTACCGAAAATGGGCACACAACAAGCTGACCTTTTCTCTGATGTATGCCTTTTCCGAGAATTTCGTGCTGCCGTTGTCCCATGATGAGGTGGTCCACGGCAAACGGTCGCTGTTGGATAAAATGCCGGGGGACTATTGGCAGAAATTCGCCAACTTGCGGGCTTTCTACAGTTATTTAATGGGTCACCCCGGCAAGAAACTGCTGTTCATGGGCGGGGAATTCGGCCAGTTTATCGAGTGGGATGAAAAACGCAGCCTGGACTGGCATCTCTTAGACTATGATATGCATGCCAAGCTGCATCGCTATGTGGCTGAACTCAACCGGTTTTACCGGGCTCATCCGGCCCTGTGGCAACAGGACACTACCTGGCAGGGGTTCTCCTGGATCGACTGCCATGACCAGGATCAGAGCGTGGTCAGCTTTCTGCGCTATGACCGGGCCGGACGCTATCTGATCTTTATCGTAAATTTTACGCCGGTGGTGCGCTATGACTATCGGATCGGAGTGCCGGCGGCAGGGAAGTATGAAGAAATTTTCAACAGCGACCGGGCGGAATACGGCGGTTCGGGCCAGGTCAACGCTCCGGTCCTGTATGCCGAGAAACAGGCCTGGCACAATCAGCCCCGCTCCCTGCTGCTGAAGCTGCCGCCATTGGCGGCTGTCGTCCTGCGCCCTCTCTCCGTTCAGACCACTCAGACCATTGCAAAAGGAAGTGATGAAGCGTGA